One genomic window of Actinoalloteichus hoggarensis includes the following:
- a CDS encoding AfsR/SARP family transcriptional regulator — MKTEDGEPMFRLLGAVDVRMADIPLGPPKQRCVLATLLLEPGRTRTVEQLIDAVWGEHPPASARKAIQVYVSNLRRALSGRTTAVLATRPEGYRLTTPEETVDLFVFRALLDRAKNEHGPRRRALLHTAVRLWRGDPLAGAGESDFVLRNRLRLQEERLTALEARIAADLEAGEMEGLARELGGLLAEHPLREPLYELLMRVRWAEERPNEALAVFARARESLSRELGTDPGTGLRRLHQQLLTADGGSAESKQARSGPAQLPAGTAQFTGRRTEQRRILSLLQDDDPSLSPVIIVDGMAGVGKTGLVLRCAQQAADGFPDGQLYLDMRGHGGGHPVSAQEALERLLRSLEVPAERIPDDESAAAALYRSTLAGRRLLIAVDNVQHAEQLYPLIPGDNQCRLIATSRRRLGGFIATTGAHSVTLDVLSPEESVELIGRVAGTHVVRREPAAARALAALCSYLPLALRIAMARMSEDRGLGELARGLIEGRRLADLQFDDDPHASVRTAFHQSYVLLPEAQQRLFRRIGLSGLAQIDAHSAAALLDVDHGQARRHLMALADAHLVEPGEHRGFRLHDVVREYATELGTEQDPPAEQDTMMTRLLRHFQGSAEAAVAHIIPTHERQPRTPGAAGLEFADRAEGLDWLDAQQVNLVMLVEHAAGQGRGQAAWRLANALWRYLLYRRHITYWLSTHRTALRAAEQAGDTTGVAVTLTHLAIGTWNAGRFQEASELASRALHLHRHTGNWVHEWRTMNSLANTAFRLGNTTEALDWHQRAAALCREHDANAMLAGTLNNKALLHEQLGEFEQALCCAEQALAAYREVGDRTGEARVLTNVGKILARGDEPARALAVLHDGLRIKRELGDRDSQAAPLTNLGSALARLGRHAEAAAHHREALDIVGGTEPTVAAEILNNLGLALTALGNGVEALRHHRAALTWARECQNRYEEGRALDALATAHLSLGDRGAATERLREALAVYETLQGPEAEQTRRRLAEAECPCGDP; from the coding sequence GTGAAGACTGAAGACGGCGAGCCGATGTTCCGGCTCCTGGGTGCCGTGGACGTTCGGATGGCGGACATACCGCTCGGGCCGCCGAAGCAACGCTGCGTGCTGGCCACACTCCTGTTGGAGCCCGGACGCACGCGCACCGTCGAACAGCTCATCGACGCCGTATGGGGCGAGCATCCCCCCGCGTCGGCACGCAAGGCGATCCAGGTCTACGTCTCGAACCTCCGCCGGGCACTGAGCGGTCGGACGACGGCCGTCCTGGCGACCCGCCCCGAGGGATACCGACTCACCACACCGGAGGAGACGGTCGATCTGTTCGTGTTCCGTGCCCTGCTCGACCGAGCGAAGAACGAACACGGACCACGTCGCCGGGCGCTGCTGCACACGGCGGTCCGGCTATGGCGGGGCGACCCGCTCGCGGGTGCGGGCGAGAGCGACTTCGTCCTGCGAAACCGGCTACGTCTCCAAGAGGAACGGCTCACCGCACTCGAGGCTCGGATCGCGGCGGACCTCGAGGCAGGCGAGATGGAGGGACTGGCGCGCGAACTGGGCGGCCTGCTCGCGGAGCATCCGCTGCGGGAACCGCTCTATGAACTCCTGATGCGCGTCCGATGGGCCGAGGAACGCCCCAACGAGGCGCTCGCCGTCTTCGCGCGGGCCCGGGAGTCGCTGTCCCGCGAACTCGGGACCGACCCCGGCACCGGCCTGCGACGGCTGCACCAGCAGTTGTTGACGGCCGACGGAGGTTCCGCCGAATCGAAGCAGGCCAGGTCGGGGCCGGCCCAGCTCCCGGCGGGAACCGCACAGTTCACCGGTCGACGGACCGAGCAGCGGCGCATCCTCAGCCTGCTCCAAGACGACGACCCGAGCCTCAGTCCCGTGATCATCGTCGACGGCATGGCGGGCGTCGGCAAGACCGGACTGGTCCTGCGCTGCGCCCAGCAGGCCGCCGACGGCTTCCCCGACGGCCAGCTCTACCTCGACATGCGCGGCCACGGGGGCGGGCATCCGGTGTCCGCGCAGGAGGCACTCGAGCGGCTGCTCCGTTCCCTGGAGGTCCCCGCCGAGCGGATACCCGACGACGAGTCGGCGGCCGCGGCGCTCTATCGCAGCACCCTGGCCGGTCGCCGCCTGCTCATCGCCGTGGACAACGTGCAGCACGCCGAGCAGCTGTACCCGCTGATCCCCGGCGACAACCAGTGCAGGCTGATCGCGACCAGCAGGCGCAGGCTCGGCGGCTTCATCGCCACGACCGGCGCGCATTCGGTGACCCTGGACGTCCTCTCCCCGGAGGAGTCGGTCGAGCTGATCGGCCGGGTCGCAGGCACCCATGTCGTGCGGCGTGAGCCCGCGGCGGCCCGGGCGCTGGCCGCGTTGTGCTCGTACCTGCCGCTCGCGCTGCGGATCGCCATGGCACGGATGTCGGAGGACCGAGGGCTCGGGGAGCTGGCACGCGGACTGATCGAGGGGCGCAGGCTCGCCGATCTCCAGTTCGACGATGATCCGCACGCCTCGGTCCGCACCGCGTTCCACCAGTCCTACGTCCTGCTGCCCGAGGCCCAGCAGCGGCTGTTCCGCCGGATCGGCCTGAGCGGCCTGGCGCAGATCGACGCGCACAGCGCCGCCGCGCTGCTCGACGTCGACCACGGCCAGGCACGACGGCACCTGATGGCGCTGGCGGACGCGCACCTGGTCGAACCCGGCGAGCATCGGGGCTTCCGGCTGCACGACGTGGTCCGGGAGTACGCCACCGAGCTGGGCACCGAGCAGGACCCGCCCGCCGAACAGGACACGATGATGACGCGGCTGCTGCGACACTTCCAAGGCAGCGCCGAGGCCGCGGTCGCGCACATCATCCCGACACACGAGCGGCAGCCCAGGACTCCGGGGGCGGCCGGGCTGGAGTTCGCCGACCGGGCGGAGGGCCTCGACTGGCTGGACGCACAGCAGGTCAACCTCGTCATGCTCGTGGAGCACGCCGCCGGGCAGGGCCGCGGCCAGGCCGCCTGGCGACTGGCCAACGCGCTGTGGCGCTATCTGCTCTACCGCAGGCACATCACCTACTGGCTCTCGACGCACCGCACCGCGTTGCGGGCCGCGGAGCAGGCGGGCGACACGACGGGCGTGGCCGTGACGCTGACGCACCTCGCGATCGGCACCTGGAACGCGGGTCGGTTCCAGGAGGCGTCCGAGCTGGCGAGCCGCGCGCTGCACCTGCACCGCCACACCGGGAACTGGGTACACGAGTGGCGAACGATGAACAGCCTGGCCAATACGGCCTTCCGACTCGGCAACACCACCGAGGCCCTCGACTGGCACCAGCGGGCCGCCGCGTTGTGCCGCGAACACGACGCCAACGCGATGCTGGCGGGCACGTTGAACAACAAGGCACTGCTGCACGAGCAGCTCGGCGAGTTCGAGCAGGCCCTGTGCTGCGCGGAACAGGCGCTCGCCGCGTACCGAGAGGTCGGCGACCGCACCGGCGAGGCACGGGTTCTCACCAACGTGGGCAAGATCCTCGCCCGAGGCGACGAACCCGCCAGAGCACTGGCGGTGCTGCACGACGGCCTGCGGATCAAGCGGGAGCTCGGCGATCGGGACAGTCAGGCCGCGCCGCTGACGAATCTCGGGAGCGCCCTGGCCCGCCTGGGCAGGCACGCCGAGGCCGCCGCACACCACCGCGAGGCGCTGGACATCGTCGGCGGCACCGAACCGACCGTGGCCGCCGAGATCCTCAACAACCTCGGTCTGGCGCTGACCGCGCTGGGCAACGGCGTCGAGGCGCTTCGCCACCACCGCGCGGCGCTGACCTGGGCTCGTGAATGCCAGAACCGCTACGAGGAGGGCAGGGCACTGGACGCGCTCGCCACCGCTCACCTCTCTCTCGGGGATCGGGGCGCCGCGACGGAACGCCTGCGGGAGGCGCTGGCGGTCTACGAGACCCTGCAGGGCCCGGAGGCCGAACAGACCCGCAGGCGTCTCGCCGAGGCGGAGTGCCCGTGCGGTGATCCGTGA
- a CDS encoding YeiH family protein — protein sequence MPGRLGHDGTPAPAGGGSTAAAEDADPPRHPDSPGARPGELRAVRTRPVAGLRLVPGLVVVALAVGLAASLHALLPSLGLVTAALILGVLAGNLPVLPATASVGVSWATRRLLRTGVVLLGLGLSVPQLLGVGPGVLLAVLLTVAGTFLITIRLGRLLGLSRGLSLCVGTGFAVCGASAVAAVESVIRREERDVVTAIALVTLYGSLSVAALPLLGGAIGLDEGQLGRWIGLSVHEVAQVVAAASPVGEGAVTEAVVVKLSRVVLLAPMIAAIGLAERRHRLTRDARGTRPPMIPLFVSGFLVAVAVRSSGLLPDVVLDHAATLTTVLLAAALFGLGTTVRVAALLRTGPRALLLGLGSTIAVTTLAWVTLWALG from the coding sequence GTGCCAGGCCGGCTCGGTCACGACGGCACCCCCGCCCCGGCGGGCGGCGGTTCGACCGCCGCCGCCGAGGACGCCGACCCGCCCCGGCACCCGGATTCGCCGGGCGCCCGGCCCGGGGAGCTTCGCGCCGTCCGCACCCGTCCGGTCGCCGGCCTCCGCCTGGTTCCCGGCCTCGTCGTCGTGGCCCTCGCCGTCGGGCTCGCGGCCTCGCTGCACGCCCTGCTCCCCTCCCTCGGGCTGGTGACGGCCGCGCTGATCCTCGGTGTGCTGGCGGGCAACCTGCCGGTCCTGCCCGCCACGGCCTCGGTCGGCGTCTCCTGGGCGACCCGCAGACTCCTGCGCACCGGTGTGGTGCTGCTCGGGCTCGGGCTGTCGGTTCCGCAGCTGCTCGGCGTCGGCCCCGGCGTGCTGCTCGCCGTGCTGCTCACCGTGGCCGGGACCTTCCTGATCACGATTCGGCTCGGCAGGCTGCTGGGACTCTCCCGCGGCCTGTCGCTGTGCGTGGGCACGGGATTCGCGGTGTGCGGCGCGTCGGCGGTCGCGGCCGTCGAGAGCGTGATCCGACGCGAGGAACGCGACGTCGTGACCGCGATCGCCCTGGTCACCCTTTACGGCAGCCTGTCGGTGGCGGCGCTGCCGCTGCTGGGCGGGGCGATCGGACTCGACGAGGGGCAGCTGGGCCGGTGGATCGGGCTCAGCGTGCACGAGGTGGCCCAGGTGGTGGCCGCCGCGTCGCCCGTCGGCGAGGGCGCCGTCACCGAGGCCGTGGTGGTGAAGCTGAGCCGGGTGGTCCTGCTGGCACCGATGATCGCGGCGATCGGTCTCGCCGAGCGACGGCACCGGTTGACGCGGGATGCGCGGGGGACACGACCGCCGATGATTCCGCTGTTCGTGTCGGGCTTCCTCGTCGCGGTGGCCGTGCGCAGCAGCGGTCTGCTGCCCGACGTGGTCCTGGATCACGCCGCGACGCTGACCACCGTCCTGCTCGCGGCGGCGTTGTTCGGTCTCGGCACGACGGTGCGGGTCGCGGCGTTGCTGCGGACCGGCCCGCGTGCCCTGCTGCTCGGACTCGGCTCGACGATCGCGGTCACCACGCTGGCGTGGGTCACCCTGTGGGCGCTGGGATGA
- a CDS encoding LysR family transcriptional regulator — protein MTDVPDLRSLRLLVAVGEHGSLGRAAAQLRVSQPSASKRLALMERQLGLALVDRTRRGSTLTPGGTVVVDWARRVLDEFDGLITGARALRATHRATLRVAASMTVAEHLAPGWFGELRTAAPDLYAGLRVTNSETVAELVRSGGVDLGFVESPSAPTGLTARRVGADRLAVVVAPGHPWARRRTPLDAGELSAAPLVVREAGSGTRETLDRALARAGAGPATVLLELGSTTAVRSAVVAGAGPAVLSVLAVAVDLREGRLVEVAVTGVELRRTLRAVWPAGRRLVGPPADLLAIALRAGARSAGRAGLSTAD, from the coding sequence ATGACCGATGTCCCGGATCTCCGCTCCCTGCGGCTGCTCGTGGCGGTCGGCGAGCACGGCAGTCTCGGCCGAGCCGCGGCGCAGCTGCGCGTCAGCCAGCCGTCCGCCAGCAAGCGGCTCGCCCTGATGGAGCGGCAGCTCGGGCTGGCGTTGGTGGACCGCACCCGACGCGGTTCGACGCTCACTCCCGGCGGCACGGTGGTCGTCGACTGGGCGCGCCGGGTGCTCGACGAGTTCGACGGGTTGATCACCGGGGCGCGGGCGCTGCGAGCCACGCATCGGGCGACGCTGCGAGTCGCGGCGAGCATGACCGTCGCAGAGCACCTGGCGCCCGGCTGGTTCGGCGAGCTGCGGACGGCGGCCCCGGATCTCTACGCGGGCCTGCGGGTCACGAACTCGGAGACGGTGGCGGAGCTGGTGCGCTCCGGCGGGGTCGACCTCGGCTTCGTCGAGTCGCCGTCGGCTCCGACGGGCCTGACCGCGCGCCGGGTGGGCGCCGATCGGCTGGCCGTGGTGGTCGCGCCGGGGCATCCGTGGGCCCGGCGACGTACACCGCTCGACGCCGGGGAACTGTCGGCCGCCCCGCTCGTGGTGCGGGAGGCGGGCTCCGGGACCCGGGAGACCTTGGACCGCGCCCTGGCCAGGGCGGGCGCGGGCCCGGCGACGGTGCTGCTCGAACTCGGCTCGACCACGGCGGTGCGCAGCGCGGTCGTCGCCGGGGCAGGCCCCGCCGTGCTCAGCGTCCTCGCGGTCGCGGTGGATCTGCGGGAGGGGCGGCTGGTGGAGGTCGCGGTGACCGGTGTCGAGCTGCGTCGAACCCTGCGCGCCGTGTGGCCCGCGGGCCGTCGGCTCGTCGGACCGCCGGCCGATCTGCTGGCCATCGCGCTGCGGGCCGGGGCGCGGTCCGCGGGTCGCGCCGGGCTCTCGACAGCCGACTGA
- a CDS encoding iron-siderophore ABC transporter substrate-binding protein, with amino-acid sequence MVVGLTAALLFVSACGTADEAAELPATGFDGDSGAGSAFPVTIEHQYGETEITEPPQRIVTLGITDHDPLLALGVTPMAVHPWTGLDGVGPWAEEALGDARPTVLPASSTPEPEEVLALMPDLVLAVNYSMDEAAYDALSELVPTVVRSADHADYAIPWQEHTEVIGRAVGKPDEAAALIEETETLLADTAAGHPELADRTGAALLPNPDGGYWPFTDLDARGQFMTAMGLRLPDELAALDDGAFYIDLSAERMDLLESDVLVILDQGGDEEAAQDDAVFQALDVVERGDVIWLDTEYLGLAMAHNTVLSIPYTIDELLPLIVEKAA; translated from the coding sequence GTGGTCGTCGGCCTCACCGCCGCGCTCCTGTTCGTGTCGGCCTGCGGCACCGCCGACGAGGCCGCGGAACTGCCCGCCACCGGATTCGACGGGGACAGCGGTGCGGGCAGCGCCTTCCCCGTGACCATCGAGCACCAGTACGGCGAGACCGAGATCACCGAACCGCCGCAGCGCATCGTCACGCTCGGGATCACCGACCACGACCCCTTGCTGGCGCTGGGTGTGACGCCGATGGCCGTGCACCCTTGGACAGGCCTGGACGGCGTGGGCCCGTGGGCCGAGGAGGCCTTGGGCGATGCCCGGCCGACCGTCCTGCCCGCCTCCTCCACACCGGAGCCGGAGGAGGTGCTGGCGCTCATGCCCGACCTGGTCCTCGCGGTGAACTACTCGATGGACGAGGCCGCCTACGACGCACTCTCCGAACTGGTGCCGACGGTCGTCCGCTCCGCGGACCACGCCGATTACGCGATCCCGTGGCAGGAGCACACCGAGGTGATCGGCCGCGCCGTCGGCAAGCCCGACGAGGCCGCCGCGCTGATCGAGGAGACCGAGACGCTGCTGGCCGACACCGCGGCCGGCCACCCCGAGCTCGCCGATCGGACGGGCGCCGCACTGCTGCCCAACCCCGACGGCGGGTACTGGCCCTTCACCGATCTCGATGCCCGAGGGCAGTTCATGACCGCCATGGGACTGCGGCTGCCCGACGAGTTGGCCGCGCTCGACGACGGTGCCTTCTACATCGACCTCAGCGCCGAGCGGATGGACCTGTTGGAGTCCGACGTGCTAGTGATCCTCGATCAGGGCGGTGACGAGGAGGCGGCGCAGGACGACGCGGTCTTCCAGGCGTTGGACGTCGTCGAGCGGGGGGACGTCATCTGGCTGGACACCGAGTATCTGGGCCTGGCCATGGCGCACAACACGGTGCTGAGCATCCCTTACACCATCGACGAACTCCTGCCGCTGATCGTGGAGAAGGCGGCCTGA
- a CDS encoding FecCD family ABC transporter permease, with protein sequence MADSTAAADPATTVPGGRPSPRRALGLGAGLIGLGLVLLLAVLAGLAVGTRPIPLSVVLEAFSHDGFWTFDPADGDHLVIHEMRLPRTLLGILAGVALGVAGALMQGVTRNPLADPGILGVNAGAAFFVVTAISVLGVTSLTGYVWFGFAGAAASVLVIYGIAAMGREGATPLKLALAGAAMNAALSSLTTAVLVTDDAAFDRFRFWQVGALAGRGMDVVTQALIFVCAGLLIALVCGRLLNALSLGEDLARSLGRDVGRDRLFVLIAVIVLCGTATAAAGPIGFVGLAVPHVARLITGPDYRWILAYSALLAPILLLTADVLGRVVAHPGELQVGLVTAVLGAPLFIALIRRRRLVEL encoded by the coding sequence GTGGCGGACTCGACGGCCGCCGCCGACCCGGCGACCACCGTCCCCGGCGGACGCCCGTCCCCGCGCCGCGCTCTCGGGCTCGGCGCGGGCCTGATCGGACTCGGGCTGGTGCTGCTGCTCGCGGTGCTCGCGGGCCTGGCCGTCGGCACCAGGCCGATCCCGCTCTCCGTGGTGTTGGAGGCGTTCTCGCACGACGGATTCTGGACCTTCGACCCGGCCGACGGTGACCACCTCGTCATTCACGAGATGCGGCTGCCCAGAACGCTCCTCGGGATACTGGCGGGTGTGGCCCTCGGCGTCGCGGGCGCGTTGATGCAGGGCGTGACCCGCAACCCGCTCGCCGATCCGGGCATCCTCGGCGTGAACGCGGGCGCCGCGTTCTTCGTGGTGACCGCGATCAGCGTCCTCGGAGTCACCAGCCTGACCGGATACGTGTGGTTCGGCTTCGCCGGTGCCGCCGCGAGCGTCCTCGTGATCTACGGCATCGCCGCGATGGGCCGCGAGGGCGCGACGCCGCTCAAGCTGGCGTTGGCGGGGGCGGCCATGAACGCCGCGCTGTCGTCGTTGACCACGGCGGTGCTGGTCACCGATGACGCCGCCTTCGACCGGTTTCGCTTCTGGCAGGTCGGCGCGCTGGCAGGCCGCGGCATGGACGTCGTGACGCAGGCGCTGATCTTCGTCTGCGCGGGTCTGCTGATCGCGCTGGTCTGCGGTCGGCTGCTCAACGCGCTCTCCCTCGGCGAGGACCTCGCGCGATCGCTGGGGCGCGACGTCGGTCGTGATCGACTGTTCGTCCTGATCGCCGTCATCGTGCTCTGCGGGACGGCCACCGCCGCGGCGGGTCCGATCGGCTTCGTCGGTCTCGCGGTCCCGCACGTCGCCCGGCTCATCACCGGCCCCGACTACCGGTGGATACTCGCCTACTCGGCGCTGCTCGCCCCGATCCTGCTGCTGACCGCCGACGTCCTGGGGCGCGTCGTCGCCCACCCCGGAGAACTCCAGGTCGGGCTCGTCACGGCCGTGCTGGGGGCGCCGCTGTTCATCGCGTTGATCCGCCGACGTCGACTGGTGGAGCTGTGA
- a CDS encoding FecCD family ABC transporter permease, with translation MNEDARRTVARARRGQGLRNTAVTLGLAVAVPVVLVVSLSLGDFPIPASEVLAWFVGGAQPTTDFIVGGLRLPRALTGLLVGIAFGLSGALFQSLLRNPLASPDIIGITSGASASAVISMAVFGASGAAVSGAAVLGALITALAIYLLAWRHGVSGQRLVLVGIGVAATLSAVVSYVLTRSHVETAAQALVWLTGSLQARTWAHATPLLWCLAVLLPLVLVFSRPLRALQLGDDSAAGLGVRVERSRLALIMIGVALAAVATAAAGPVAFVALVSAPIARRMTSGAGLALLPSALIGGLLVVTADLIALHLITGVDFPVGVITGLVGAPYLLWLLAVSNRGGRGA, from the coding sequence GTGAACGAGGACGCACGCCGCACCGTGGCCCGGGCGCGGCGCGGGCAGGGCCTGCGGAACACGGCGGTGACCCTGGGCCTGGCCGTGGCGGTGCCCGTCGTCCTCGTCGTGTCGCTGTCCCTCGGGGACTTCCCCATCCCGGCCTCCGAGGTGCTGGCCTGGTTCGTCGGCGGCGCGCAGCCCACGACCGATTTCATCGTCGGCGGTCTGCGTCTGCCCCGAGCCCTCACCGGACTGCTGGTCGGCATCGCGTTCGGCCTCTCGGGCGCGCTCTTCCAGAGCCTGCTGCGCAATCCGCTGGCCAGCCCCGACATCATCGGCATCACCTCCGGGGCGTCGGCCTCCGCCGTGATCTCCATGGCGGTCTTCGGCGCGAGCGGCGCGGCGGTGTCCGGTGCCGCGGTCCTCGGCGCCCTGATCACCGCGCTGGCGATCTACCTGTTGGCCTGGCGACACGGCGTGTCGGGCCAGCGGCTCGTGCTGGTGGGGATCGGAGTCGCGGCGACCCTGAGCGCGGTCGTCTCCTATGTGCTGACTCGATCCCACGTCGAGACCGCGGCGCAGGCCCTCGTCTGGCTTACCGGCAGCCTCCAGGCCAGGACCTGGGCCCATGCCACGCCGCTGCTGTGGTGCCTGGCGGTGCTGCTGCCGCTGGTGCTGGTGTTCTCCCGCCCGCTGCGTGCTCTGCAGCTGGGCGACGACTCGGCGGCAGGGCTCGGTGTCCGCGTGGAGCGGTCGCGGCTGGCTCTGATCATGATCGGCGTCGCCCTGGCGGCCGTGGCGACCGCCGCCGCCGGGCCGGTGGCCTTCGTCGCGCTCGTCTCCGCGCCGATCGCCAGGCGGATGACCTCGGGCGCGGGCCTGGCGCTGCTGCCTTCGGCCCTGATCGGCGGGCTCCTCGTCGTGACGGCCGACCTGATCGCGCTGCACCTGATCACCGGCGTCGACTTCCCGGTGGGCGTGATCACCGGACTGGTGGGCGCGCCGTATCTACTGTGGCTGCTGGCCGTGTCCAACCGAGGAGGGCGTGGCGCATGA
- a CDS encoding ABC transporter ATP-binding protein has translation MTDRHTLSAEDLRLSYGSREVVKDLSVQIRPGKVTVIVGANACGKSTLLRGLARLLAPAAGTIYLDGRDINSQSTKAVAAVLGLLPQSPTAPEGIRVADLVGRGRYPHQGWFRQWSSGDDDAVAEALQATGTLELAARSIDELSGGQRQRVWIAMALAQGTDLLLLDEPTTFLDVSHQIEVLDLLTDLNRRKGSTVVLVLHDLNLACRYADHLIAMRQGSIVAEGAPAEVVTEELVSEVFGMASRVVPCPVSATPMVVPIGRHHSVGIETAVHSLSS, from the coding sequence ATGACCGACCGACACACGCTGAGCGCGGAGGATCTGCGCCTGTCCTACGGCAGCCGTGAGGTCGTCAAGGACCTGAGCGTGCAGATCCGACCGGGGAAGGTCACCGTGATCGTCGGGGCCAACGCCTGCGGGAAGTCGACGCTGCTCCGCGGGCTGGCCCGGCTGCTGGCCCCCGCCGCGGGCACCATCTATCTCGACGGCAGGGACATCAATTCGCAGTCGACCAAGGCGGTGGCGGCCGTCCTGGGGCTGCTCCCGCAGTCGCCGACCGCTCCGGAGGGCATCCGGGTCGCCGACCTCGTGGGCCGAGGCCGCTACCCGCACCAGGGGTGGTTCCGGCAGTGGAGCTCGGGGGACGACGACGCGGTGGCCGAGGCGTTACAGGCCACCGGCACCCTGGAGTTGGCCGCGCGGTCGATCGACGAGCTCTCCGGCGGCCAGCGTCAGCGCGTCTGGATCGCCATGGCACTGGCGCAGGGCACCGATCTGCTGCTTCTCGACGAACCCACCACCTTCCTCGACGTCAGCCACCAGATCGAGGTGCTGGATCTGTTGACGGACCTGAACCGGCGTAAGGGCAGCACCGTGGTGCTGGTGCTCCACGACCTGAATCTCGCCTGCCGGTATGCCGATCACCTGATCGCCATGAGACAGGGCTCCATCGTCGCGGAGGGAGCGCCTGCCGAGGTCGTGACCGAGGAGCTGGTGTCGGAGGTGTTCGGCATGGCCTCCCGGGTGGTGCCCTGTCCCGTCTCGGCCACGCCGATGGTCGTTCCCATCGGCAGGCACCACTCGGTCGGCATCGAGACCGCCGTCCACTCCCTGTCGAGCTGA
- a CDS encoding ABC transporter ATP-binding protein has protein sequence MTPGGLLRRAVGRHRRRVAVGIAGLSTHQAAETMVPVAIGLVIDRAVVTGDGSLLSWSVLALAGLFLTLALAWRIGARSLFGAMQQETHLLRVEIAGRAMDPRGAETDAQTGELLSVATGDAERSAAVLDVVALVVAGSVAMIVSAVVLLRIDVPLGLGVLIGVPILVLLLQFAAPLLTRRSGAQQAAVGRLSGLATDLIRGLHALRGLGAGHNAGERYRRSSADALRSTLRAATPIGVYRGSTTAASGLLLAAVAGFAGWFAVEGRIGIGELITVVGLAQFIAEPVQLFGFCGQAFAVAKASAARLVAVIDTPNRVEPGDAVISEAPVLALSGVEHGSLRGLDLRVAPGEFVGVVTEDARDAEALLELLSGRVARAADGTASHRDTAVSGEPGAGPPALAAGSVLLGGVPLGELRLAELRATLVVEHHHVDLFEGTLRSAVLTGRPSARAEQVAAALRASAADEVVAAHPDGLDHVVADRGATLSGGQRQRIGLTRALVADPPVLVLHDPTTAVDAVTEESIAAGLAGLRHGVDMTNPRTTIVLTSSPVLLAHTDRVVVIADGRVRSEGTHAGLAAIDERYRSGVLR, from the coding sequence ATGACTCCGGGGGGACTGCTCCGCCGTGCGGTGGGCAGGCATCGCCGTCGGGTCGCCGTCGGCATCGCGGGACTCAGCACTCATCAGGCGGCCGAGACCATGGTTCCGGTGGCGATCGGCCTGGTCATCGACAGGGCCGTGGTGACCGGGGACGGCAGCCTGCTCAGCTGGTCCGTGCTGGCACTCGCCGGACTGTTCCTGACCTTGGCACTGGCCTGGCGGATCGGTGCACGCTCGTTGTTCGGCGCGATGCAGCAGGAGACGCACCTGCTGCGGGTCGAGATCGCGGGCCGTGCGATGGACCCGCGCGGCGCGGAGACCGACGCGCAGACCGGGGAGCTGCTCTCGGTGGCCACCGGCGACGCGGAGCGGTCCGCCGCGGTTCTCGACGTCGTGGCCCTGGTGGTGGCCGGCTCGGTGGCGATGATCGTCTCCGCGGTCGTGCTGCTGCGCATCGACGTGCCGCTCGGGCTCGGCGTGCTGATCGGCGTCCCGATCCTGGTGCTGCTGCTGCAGTTCGCCGCGCCGCTGCTCACCCGGCGCAGCGGCGCTCAACAGGCGGCGGTCGGCAGGCTCTCGGGGCTGGCGACGGACCTGATCCGGGGCCTGCACGCGCTGCGTGGTCTCGGTGCGGGCCACAACGCGGGGGAGCGGTACCGCCGGAGCAGCGCCGACGCGCTGCGCAGCACGCTACGGGCCGCCACTCCGATCGGCGTGTACCGGGGCTCGACGACGGCGGCGAGCGGTCTGCTGCTCGCGGCCGTGGCGGGCTTCGCGGGCTGGTTCGCCGTGGAGGGGCGCATCGGCATCGGGGAGCTGATCACCGTGGTGGGGCTCGCCCAGTTCATCGCCGAGCCCGTACAGCTCTTCGGCTTCTGCGGTCAGGCCTTCGCCGTGGCGAAGGCCTCGGCCGCCCGGCTGGTGGCGGTGATCGACACTCCGAACCGAGTGGAACCGGGCGACGCGGTGATCAGCGAGGCTCCCGTCCTGGCCCTGTCGGGGGTCGAGCACGGCTCCCTGCGCGGTCTGGACCTGCGGGTCGCCCCCGGCGAGTTCGTCGGCGTGGTCACCGAGGACGCGCGGGACGCCGAGGCGCTGCTGGAGCTGCTGTCCGGCCGGGTCGCCCGCGCCGCCGACGGCACCGCGAGCCACCGGGACACGGCGGTCTCCGGCGAACCGGGCGCGGGGCCTCCGGCGCTCGCCGCGGGCTCGGTCCTGCTGGGCGGAGTCCCGCTGGGAGAGTTGCGGCTGGCCGAGCTGCGCGCAACGCTCGTGGTGGAGCATCATCACGTCGATCTCTTCGAGGGCACGCTGCGTTCCGCCGTGCTCACCGGTCGCCCGTCGGCCCGCGCCGAGCAGGTGGCGGCGGCGCTGCGTGCCTCGGCGGCCGACGAGGTGGTGGCCGCGCACCCCGACGGCCTCGATCACGTCGTCGCCGACCGCGGCGCCACCCTCTCGGGCGGCCAGCGTCAGCGCATCGGGCTCACCCGCGCGCTCGTCGCCGACCCGCCGGTCCTCGTGCTGCACGATCCGACCACGGCCGTCGACGCCGTCACGGAGGAGTCGATCGCGGCAGGGCTGGCCGGGCTCCGGCACGGCGTCGACATGACGAACCCTCGTACCACGATCGTCCTGACCAGCAGCCCGGTGCTGCTGGCCCACACCGACCGGGTCGTGGTGATCGCGGACGGGCGGGTGCGGTCCGAGGGAACCCACGCCGGGCTGGCGGCGATTGATGAGCGTTACCGGAGCGGAGTCCTGCGATGA